In Mesoplodon densirostris isolate mMesDen1 chromosome 2, mMesDen1 primary haplotype, whole genome shotgun sequence, the DNA window TGTGAGGCACTCATCTCTCTGCAACTTCTCCGCTCACTTTGGTCCCTGCTTCTAGTGTCCATTTCCTAGTATTAGCAAGCTACTCAAACTGCAAATGTTAGAAATTCAAAATCTCAAAGAGAGACGGTGGTGAGAGGGTCATGGTAAGATGTTGAGAAAGGtatggatatgtgtgtgtgtgtgtgtgtttgtagtgTGTCCACATGtgtctgggtttttttccttagTGTTGGAAAGACTTCCCTTCTCCACCGATTCGTGCACAAGACATTTTACGAGGACTATCAGACCACACTGGGAGCCAGCATCCTCTCCAAGATTATCATACTCGATGACACAACTTTGAAGCTACAGGTGAGCCGccttctcattctctcttctaCATACACACCTGAATATCACCCCACATTCCCTGGACGGCCACTCACACAGCAATGTGCACCAGGAGCTAGAAGAGTCTAGAGCATAGATCAGCAAACTTTAAttcatgggccaaatctggtccACCATCtgcttttgaaaataaagttttattggaacacagccctgcccattTGTTTACTCACGGTATTATGGCTGTTTTCACAGTACAACAGCAGAATTGAGTAGTGGCAACAGATGGTGTATATTCTGCAAAGCCTACGTTATTTACTTTatgtccctttacagaaaaatttactGATCCCTGATCTAGAAGGAAGAGCACTAATCCAGAATTAAGAGGCCCCACTCTAAGGCTCAGGTTCCCTGGAAAAATTGCCAAGtggacttgggcaagtcactcccaAGGTCCAAATCTATCAGGTGGAAGAACAATGCCTGTCCTGATGCCCCAGGTGGAAAATGAGAACTCAGATGTGAAAGTACTCTTGGGATGTTAAATATTAGTGCAGAGATTCTGTAGTGTACATGGGTGACAGGGTGTGTGATGCCCATGTGTGAAAGGACCTCGTGCACCTGTGCCAGGGCTATCTGCCCCCTACCCAGAAAAGGAAGTTTTGACATGATGTGACCTGGTTGGGCATACCTTCAGCCACTCATCACAGCCCCATGGAGCCTCTGTTCTTCCCCTCCAGATCTGGGACACAGGAGGACAGGAGCGATTCCGCTCCATGGTGTCTACATTCTACAAAGGCTCTGATGGCTGCATCCTGGCTTTTGATGTCACTGACCTGGAGACCTTTGAAGCCCTGGAAACCTGGAGGGGTGATGTTCTGGCCAAAACCATTCCAATGGAGCAGTCCTACCCCATGGTGGTGCTGGGGAACAAGATCGATCTGGCAGACCGGCAGGTACcgctgactcattcattcattcattcaccaaacatGTGAGGGCtggctatatgccaggcactgagttAAGTCCCACACATACAGAATTGAATCAGGCAT includes these proteins:
- the RAB7B gene encoding ras-related protein Rab-7b; the protein is MNPRKKVDLKLIIIGALGVGKTSLLHRFVHKTFYEDYQTTLGASILSKIIILDDTTLKLQIWDTGGQERFRSMVSTFYKGSDGCILAFDVTDLETFEALETWRGDVLAKTIPMEQSYPMVVLGNKIDLADRQVPQEVAQDWCKEKDIPYFEVSAKNDINVVQAFEMLASRALSRYRSVLENYLTDSIKLSPEGQSKSSCC